In Felis catus isolate Fca126 chromosome A3, F.catus_Fca126_mat1.0, whole genome shotgun sequence, a single genomic region encodes these proteins:
- the TGM2 gene encoding protein-glutamine gamma-glutamyltransferase 2, whose product MAEELVLERCDLELEANGRDHHTADLCREKLVVRRGQAFRLTLHFEGRNYEASVDRLTFSVTTGPAPSEEAGTRARFPLSDAVEEGAWTAEVVGQQDSALSLQLSTPPNAPIGLYRLSLEASTGYQGSSFVLGHFILLFNPWCPGDAVYLDSDEERHEYILTQHGFIYQGSAKFIKNIPWNFGQFEDGILDICLTLLDMNPKFLRDAGRDCSRRSSPVYVGRVVSGMVNCNDDQGVLLGRWDNNYGDGISPMFWIGSVDILRRWKSSGCQRVKYGQCWVFAAVACTVLRCLGIPTRVVTNYNSAHDQNSNLLIEYFRNEFGEIQGDKSEMIWNFHCWVESWMSRPDLQPGYEGWQALDPTPQEKSEGTYCCGPVPVRAIKEGDLSTKYDAPFVFAEVNADVVDWIRQDDGSMHKSINHSLVVGLKISTKSVGRDERQDITHTYKYPEGSPEEREAFKRANHLNKLTEKEDTGMAMRIRVSQSMSMGSDFDVFAYITNNTSEEHTCRLLLCARTVSYNGILGPECGTKDLLNLSLAPFSEKSIPLRILYEKYCDCLTESNLIKVRGLLTEPAVNSYLLAERDIYLENPEIKIRILGEPKQKRKLVAEVSLRNPLTTPLSDCIFTVEGAGLTEEQKVVEIPDPVEAGEDAKVRVDLLPLHVGRHKLVVNFESDKLKAVKGFRNVIVGPA is encoded by the exons GCCCAGCCCCCAGCGAGGAGGCCGGCACCAGGGCCCGCTTCCCGCTGTCCGATGCCGTGGAGGAAGGTGCCTGGACGGCCGAGGTGGTGGGCCAGCAGGACAGTGCCCTCTCGCTGCAGCTCAGCACCCCGCCTAACGCCCCCATCGGCCTGTACCGCCTCAGCCTGGAGGCCTCCACCGGCTACCAGGGCTCCAGCTTCGTGCTGGGCCACTTCATCCTGCTCTTCAACCCCTGGTGCCCAG GGGATGCTGTGTACCTGGACTCGGATGAGGAGCGGCACGAGTACATCCTCACCCAGCATGGCTTCATCTACCAGGGCTCGGCCAAGTTCATCAAGAACATACCCTGGAACTTTGGGCAG TTTGAAGACGGGATCCTGGACATTTGCTTGACGCTCCTGGACATGAACCCCAAGTTCCTGAGGGACGCCGGCCGCGACTGCTCCCGCCGCAGCAGTCCCGTCTACGTGGGCCGGGTGGTGAGCGGCATG GTCAACTGTAACGATGACCAGGGCGTGCTGCTGGGGCGCTGGGACAACAACTACGGGGACGGCATCAGCCCCATGTTCTGGATCGGCAGTGTGGACATTCTGCGGCGCTGGAAGAGCTCCGGCTGCCAGCGTGTCAAGTACGGCCAGTGCTGGGTCTTCGCGGCTGTGGCCTGCACGG TGCTGCGGTGCCTCGGCATCCCCACCCGAGTGGTGACCAACTATAACTCGGCCCACGACCAGAACAGCAACCTGCTCATCGAGTACTTCCGCAACGAGTTTGGGGAGATCCAGGGTGACAAGAGTGAGATGATCTG GAACTTCCACTGCTGGGTGGAGTCATGGATGAGCAGGCCAGACCTGCAGCCGGGCTACGAGGGGTGGCAGGCCCTCGACCCCACGCCCCAGGAGAAGAGCGAAG GGACATACTGCTGTGGGCCCGTTCCGGTCCGTGCCATCAAGGAGGGCGACCTGAGCACCAAGTACGACGCGCCTTTTGTCTTTGCTGAGGTCAATGCCGACGTGGTGGACTGGATCCGGCAGGACGATGGGTCCATGCACAAGTCCATCAACCACTCCCTGGTCGTGGGGCTGAAGATCAGCACTAAGAGCGTGGGCCGTGACGAGCGGCAGGACATCACCCACACCTACAAGTACCCGGAGG ggtccccagaggagagagaggcttTCAAGAGGGCCAACCACCTGAACAAGCTGACTGAGAAAGAGGACACCGGGATGGCCATGCGGATCCGCGTGAgccagagcatgagtatgggtaGCGACTTCGACGTCTTCGCCTACATCACCAACAACACCTCCGAGGAGCACACCTGCCGCCTCCTGCTCTGTGCCCGCACCGTCAGCTACAACGGGATCCTGGGGCCCGAGTGCGGCACCAAGGACCTGCTCAACCTTTCCCTGGCGCCTTTCTCCG AGAAGAGTATTCCCCTTCGAATCCTCTACGAGAAATACTGTGACTGCCTGACCGAGTCAAACCTCATCAAGGTGCGGGGACTCCTCACTGAGCCGGCTGTCAACAGCTACCTGCTAGCTGAGAGGGACATCTATCTGGAGAATCCAGAAATCAAGATCCGG ATCCTGGGCGAGCCCAAGCAGAAACGCAAGCTGGTGGCTGAGGTGTCCCTGCGGAACCCGCTCACCACGCCCCTGTCAGACTGTATCTTCACCGTGGAGGGGGCCGGCCTGACCGAGGAGCAGAAGGTCGTGGAAAT CCCGGACCCCGTGGAGGCGGGGGAGGACGCCAAGGTGAGGGTGGACCTGCTGCCACTCCACGTGGGCCGCCACAAGCTCGTGGTGAACTTTGAGAGCGACAAGCTGAAGGCCGTGAAAGGCTTCAGGAACGTCATCGTTGGTCCCGCCTAG